In Pseudomonas saudiphocaensis, one DNA window encodes the following:
- the gpmI gene encoding 2,3-bisphosphoglycerate-independent phosphoglycerate mutase codes for MPAAPKPLVLIILDGFGHSDSPEYNAIHAASTPVYDQLRATRPHGLISGSGMDVGLPDGQMGNSEVGHMNLGAGRVVYQDFTRVTKSIRDGDFFSNPAICAAVDKAASNGKAVHILGLLSDGGVHSHQDHLVAMAELAAKRGAEKIYLHAFLDGRDTPPKSAQSSIELLQATFTRLGKGRIASLIGRYYAMDRDNRWDRVQQAYELIVDGKAEFQSDYAVDGLIAAYERGESDEFVKATSIGEPVRVEDGDAVVFMNFRADRARELTRAFVEPGFKEFQPTRTPQLAGFVMLTQYAASIPAPAAFAPEALTNVLGEYLANNGKTQLRIAETEKYAHVTFFFSGGREEPFVGEERILIPSPQVATYDLQPEMSAPEVTDRIVDAIDNQRFDVIIVNYANGDMVGHTGVFEAAVKAVECLDKCVGRIVEALERVGGEALITADHGNVEQMEDVMTGQAHTAHTCEPVPFIYVGKREVSIRQGGVLADVAPTMLTLLGLPVPAEMTGRSIVELKA; via the coding sequence ATGCCCGCCGCGCCCAAACCCCTGGTACTGATCATCCTCGATGGCTTCGGACACAGCGACAGCCCCGAGTACAACGCCATACACGCTGCCAGTACGCCGGTCTATGACCAGCTGCGCGCCACGCGCCCCCATGGGCTGATCTCCGGCAGCGGCATGGATGTCGGCCTGCCCGACGGCCAGATGGGCAACTCGGAAGTCGGCCACATGAACCTCGGCGCGGGCCGCGTGGTGTATCAGGACTTCACCCGCGTGACCAAATCCATCCGTGACGGCGACTTTTTCTCCAACCCGGCCATCTGCGCGGCAGTGGACAAGGCGGCAAGCAACGGCAAGGCCGTGCATATCCTCGGCCTGCTCTCCGATGGCGGCGTTCACAGCCATCAGGATCACCTGGTGGCCATGGCCGAACTGGCGGCCAAGCGCGGCGCCGAGAAGATCTATCTGCACGCCTTCCTCGATGGCCGCGACACCCCGCCCAAGAGCGCGCAAAGCTCCATCGAACTGCTGCAGGCCACCTTCACCCGCCTGGGCAAGGGCCGCATCGCCAGCCTGATCGGTCGCTATTACGCGATGGACCGCGATAATCGCTGGGACCGCGTCCAGCAGGCTTATGAGCTGATCGTCGACGGCAAGGCCGAGTTCCAGTCCGATTACGCTGTGGACGGTTTGATCGCAGCCTACGAGCGCGGCGAGAGCGATGAGTTCGTCAAAGCCACCAGCATTGGCGAGCCAGTGCGAGTAGAAGATGGCGATGCCGTGGTATTCATGAATTTCCGCGCCGACCGCGCGCGCGAGCTGACCCGCGCCTTCGTCGAGCCCGGTTTCAAGGAATTCCAGCCCACCCGCACCCCGCAGCTGGCCGGCTTTGTCATGCTCACCCAGTACGCCGCGAGCATTCCCGCACCGGCCGCCTTTGCCCCGGAAGCGCTGACCAATGTGCTCGGCGAGTATCTGGCCAACAACGGCAAGACCCAGTTGCGCATCGCCGAGACCGAGAAGTACGCCCACGTCACCTTCTTCTTCTCCGGCGGCCGCGAAGAACCCTTCGTCGGCGAAGAGCGCATCCTGATCCCGTCGCCGCAGGTTGCCACTTATGACCTGCAGCCGGAGATGAGCGCGCCGGAAGTCACCGACCGCATCGTCGACGCCATCGACAATCAGCGCTTCGACGTGATCATCGTCAACTACGCCAACGGCGACATGGTCGGCCACACCGGCGTGTTCGAGGCAGCAGTCAAAGCGGTGGAATGCCTGGACAAGTGCGTCGGGCGCATTGTCGAAGCGCTGGAGCGGGTCGGCGGCGAGGCATTGATTACTGCCGACCACGGCAATGTCGAGCAGATGGAAGATGTCATGACCGGTCAGGCGCACACCGCCCACACCTGCGAACCGGTGCCGTTCATCTATGTTGGCAAGCGCGAGGTCAGCATCCGCCAGGGCGGCGTACTTGCCGATGTCGCGCCGACCATGCTGACCCTGCTGGGTCTGCCGGTACCGGCAGAAATGACCGGGCGCTCAATCGTCGAACTGAAAGCTTGA
- the pepP gene encoding Xaa-Pro aminopeptidase: MTRIPKSEYARRRKALMEQMEPDSIAILPAAPVYIRNRDVEHVYRQDSDFQYLSGFPEPEAVIALIPGREHGEYVLFCRERDPERELWDGLRAGQDGAISEYGADDAFPIGDIDDILPGLIEGRSRVYYAIGTNEAFDHRLMEWIKTIRAKVRQGAQPPNEFVALDHLLHDMRLYKSGSEVKVMKHAAEISARAHIRAMQASRAGLFEYHLEAELDYEFRKGGAKMPAYGSIVAAGRNACILHYRENDAPLKDGDLVLIDAGCEIDCYASDITRTFPVNGKFSPEQKAIYELVLAANEEAFKFIAPGRHWNEAHEATVRVITAGLVRLGLLQGEVDELIASEAYKPFYMHRAGHWLGMDVHDVGDYKVGGEWRVLEPGMAMTVEPGIYIAADNLLVAKKWRGIGVRIEDDVVVTKTGCEILTGGVPKSVAEIEALMAAAHEEA, translated from the coding sequence ATGACTCGCATCCCGAAATCGGAATACGCCCGCCGTCGCAAGGCGCTGATGGAGCAGATGGAACCCGACAGTATTGCCATCCTGCCGGCGGCGCCGGTGTATATCCGCAATCGCGACGTCGAGCATGTCTACCGTCAGGACAGTGACTTCCAGTACCTCTCCGGCTTCCCCGAGCCGGAAGCCGTAATTGCACTGATTCCGGGGCGTGAGCACGGCGAGTATGTGCTGTTCTGCCGCGAGCGCGATCCTGAGCGCGAACTCTGGGATGGCCTACGTGCCGGGCAAGACGGTGCAATTAGCGAATACGGCGCGGACGACGCCTTCCCCATCGGCGACATCGACGACATTTTGCCAGGCCTGATCGAGGGCCGTTCGCGTGTCTACTACGCCATCGGCACCAACGAAGCTTTTGATCACCGCCTGATGGAGTGGATCAAGACCATCCGTGCCAAGGTTCGCCAGGGCGCGCAGCCGCCCAATGAATTTGTCGCCCTCGACCACCTGCTGCACGACATGCGTCTGTACAAGTCGGGCAGCGAGGTGAAGGTGATGAAGCACGCGGCGGAGATTTCCGCCCGTGCGCATATCCGCGCCATGCAGGCCAGTCGCGCCGGGCTGTTCGAATATCATTTGGAAGCCGAGCTGGACTACGAATTCCGCAAGGGCGGGGCGAAGATGCCGGCCTATGGTTCCATTGTCGCGGCGGGCCGCAATGCCTGCATTTTGCACTACCGCGAGAATGATGCACCGCTCAAGGACGGTGATCTGGTCTTGATCGATGCCGGCTGCGAGATCGACTGCTACGCCAGCGACATCACCCGCACCTTTCCGGTCAACGGCAAGTTTTCGCCGGAACAGAAGGCGATCTATGAGCTGGTGCTGGCCGCCAATGAAGAAGCCTTCAAGTTCATTGCCCCTGGTCGCCACTGGAACGAGGCGCACGAGGCTACCGTGCGAGTCATCACCGCCGGCCTGGTAAGGCTGGGTCTGCTGCAGGGCGAGGTGGACGAGCTGATCGCCAGCGAGGCCTACAAACCCTTTTATATGCACCGGGCCGGTCACTGGCTGGGAATGGATGTGCATGACGTCGGCGACTACAAGGTTGGCGGCGAATGGCGTGTGCTCGAGCCCGGCATGGCGATGACCGTCGAGCCGGGCATCTATATCGCGGCGGACAATCTGCTGGTGGCGAAAAAATGGCGCGGCATCGGCGTGCGCATCGAGGATGATGTGGTGGTCACCAAGACCGGCTGTGAAATCCTCACCGGCGGTGTGCCCAAGAGCGTCGCCGAAATCGAGGCGCTGATGGCTGCCGCGCACGAGGAAGCCTGA
- the secB gene encoding protein-export chaperone SecB, whose protein sequence is MTEQANTGAAAAEQEQGAQFSLQRIYVRDLSFEAPKSPEIFRQEWNPSVGLDLNTRQKSLEGDFHEVVLTLSVTVKTGEEVAFIAEVQQAGIFLIKGLEPQAMSHTLGAFCPNILFPYAREALDSLVTRGSFPALMLAPVNFDALYAQEMERMQQAAQAPATH, encoded by the coding sequence ATGACTGAACAAGCAAACACCGGCGCAGCTGCCGCTGAGCAGGAGCAGGGCGCACAGTTTTCCCTGCAGCGCATCTATGTTCGCGACCTGTCCTTCGAGGCGCCGAAGAGCCCCGAGATCTTCCGTCAGGAGTGGAACCCCAGCGTAGGGCTGGATCTGAACACCCGCCAGAAGTCGTTGGAAGGTGATTTCCATGAAGTGGTGTTGACCCTGTCGGTCACCGTGAAAACTGGTGAGGAAGTCGCCTTTATCGCCGAAGTCCAGCAGGCGGGGATTTTCCTGATCAAGGGCCTTGAGCCTCAGGCGATGAGCCATACGCTGGGGGCTTTCTGCCCGAACATCCTCTTTCCCTACGCTCGCGAAGCGCTGGACAGCCTGGTTACCCGCGGCTCCTTCCCGGCCCTGATGTTGGCGCCGGTGAACTTCGATGCACTCTACGCTCAGGAAATGGAGCGCATGCAGCAGGCTGCCCAGGCGCCCGCTACTCACTGA
- a CDS encoding cell division protein ZapA: MNQPNTVTVHILDKEYCISCPPEERSNLEGAASYLDRKMREIRSSGKVIGADRIAVMAALNITHELLHKHDRLDAEANSAREHVRTLLERVDSALADQNSSGN; the protein is encoded by the coding sequence ATGAACCAGCCGAACACCGTTACCGTGCATATCCTCGACAAGGAGTACTGCATCTCCTGTCCGCCAGAGGAGCGCAGCAACCTGGAAGGTGCCGCGAGCTACCTTGACCGCAAGATGCGGGAAATTCGCAGCAGCGGAAAAGTCATAGGCGCCGACCGCATTGCGGTAATGGCTGCGCTGAACATCACTCACGAACTGCTGCACAAGCATGACCGCCTGGACGCCGAGGCCAACAGCGCCCGCGAGCATGTGCGCACGCTGCTTGAGCGCGTCGACAGCGCATTGGCCGACCAGAACAGCTCAGGCAACTGA
- the grxC gene encoding glutaredoxin 3, with the protein MPEVVIYTTAWCPYCVRAKSLLKSKGVTFQEISVDGKPALRAEMARKAGRTSVPQIWIGDRHVGGCDELHALERAAKLDAMLKG; encoded by the coding sequence ATGCCCGAAGTCGTCATCTATACCACCGCCTGGTGCCCCTATTGCGTGCGGGCCAAGAGCCTGCTGAAAAGCAAGGGCGTCACCTTTCAAGAGATCTCCGTGGACGGCAAGCCCGCCTTGCGCGCGGAAATGGCCCGCAAGGCTGGGCGCACTTCTGTTCCGCAGATCTGGATCGGAGACAGGCACGTCGGTGGCTGTGATGAGCTGCATGCACTGGAGCGTGCAGCAAAGCTGGATGCGATGCTAAAGGGCTGA
- a CDS encoding TIGR02449 family protein has protein sequence MEDADLQLLSTRLEQLIQHLEQLKVQNRLLLHSEQAWREERAQLIEKNEMARVKVESMISRLKALEQDS, from the coding sequence ATGGAAGACGCCGATCTGCAATTGCTGAGCACCCGGCTGGAGCAGCTGATTCAGCACCTCGAGCAGTTGAAAGTACAGAATCGCCTGCTGCTGCACAGTGAACAGGCGTGGCGCGAGGAACGCGCTCAACTGATTGAAAAGAACGAAATGGCCCGCGTGAAGGTCGAATCCATGATTTCGCGCCTGAAAGCTCTGGAGCAGGACTCATGA
- a CDS encoding YecA family protein: MPIQNSPYAAFATLLANTPLAVTPAELHGLLLGRSCAGAGFDIDAWLHDAGELLGGEPEESVRQALIGLQEMVKGELAGDDIAIVMLLPSDDAPLAERALALGQWCQSFLAGFGLIAGDRALSAEAMEVLQDMAAIAQVQGGLEESEDGESDYMEVMEYLRVAPLLLFAECAKPLAPTAKPSLH; the protein is encoded by the coding sequence ATGCCCATTCAGAACTCGCCTTATGCTGCCTTCGCCACATTGTTGGCCAACACTCCACTGGCTGTTACCCCCGCCGAACTGCATGGTTTGCTGCTTGGCCGCAGCTGTGCCGGAGCCGGTTTCGACATCGACGCCTGGCTGCACGATGCCGGCGAACTGCTCGGTGGCGAGCCTGAGGAGTCGGTGCGCCAAGCCCTGATCGGCTTGCAGGAAATGGTCAAGGGAGAGCTGGCCGGCGACGATATCGCCATCGTCATGCTGTTGCCTTCCGACGATGCGCCGCTGGCCGAGCGCGCACTGGCGCTGGGGCAGTGGTGCCAGAGCTTTCTCGCCGGTTTCGGGCTGATCGCCGGTGACCGGGCGCTGAGCGCCGAAGCCATGGAAGTGCTGCAGGACATGGCCGCCATTGCTCAGGTGCAGGGTGGGCTGGAAGAGTCCGAGGATGGTGAAAGTGATTACATGGAGGTGATGGAGTACCTGCGTGTCGCGCCGCTGCTGCTGTTCGCCGAATGTGCCAAGCCGCTGGCGCCGACGGCCAAACCTTCCCTGCATTAA
- a CDS encoding 5-formyltetrahydrofolate cyclo-ligase produces MNIAEGLSRPALRRLLRQKRRNLSPLQQRIAAQGLYRQLAQHPLFRRARHIALYLPNDGEIDPRPLLHAAQRMGKATYLPVLNAWPRTRMAFQRILPGETLKPNRFGIAEPLFCPARQRPVWTLDILLMPLVGFDEHGGRLGMGGGFYDRSLAYRSRRKKSHKPTLLGLAHECQKVDRLPLASWDVELQATVTDRSWYVKRDRTSEER; encoded by the coding sequence ATGAACATCGCCGAAGGCCTTTCGCGCCCGGCACTGCGCAGACTGTTGCGACAGAAGCGCCGTAATCTTTCCCCCCTTCAACAGCGCATTGCCGCACAAGGACTTTATCGCCAGCTGGCACAGCATCCGCTGTTTCGTCGCGCACGACATATCGCTCTGTACCTGCCCAACGATGGCGAAATCGACCCTCGGCCTTTGCTACATGCCGCTCAGAGAATGGGCAAGGCCACCTATCTTCCGGTATTGAATGCCTGGCCGAGGACCCGCATGGCCTTTCAGCGCATCCTTCCGGGCGAAACCCTGAAGCCCAATCGCTTCGGCATTGCCGAGCCGCTGTTTTGCCCTGCACGGCAACGACCGGTATGGACGCTGGATATACTGCTCATGCCGCTGGTGGGCTTCGACGAGCACGGCGGACGCCTGGGTATGGGCGGGGGCTTTTATGATCGCAGCCTGGCGTATCGCTCAAGGCGCAAAAAAAGTCACAAACCGACACTTTTAGGCCTTGCCCATGAATGCCAGAAGGTAGATCGCCTGCCGCTGGCCAGCTGGGATGTCGAACTGCAAGCGACGGTGACTGACAGAAGCTGGTACGTGAAACGGGACAGAACGTCCGAAGAGAGGTAG
- the ubiH gene encoding 2-octaprenyl-6-methoxyphenyl hydroxylase, translating to MSVLAIIGGGLVGASLAQALQQGAKQRGWSILLIEPFAPGNEYQPSYDARSTALSYGTRLIYQRLGVWEQIAERAEPITHIQVSDRGRAGATRLDAQTEQVPALGYVVENAWIGHCLWQALDDEVVQRHCPAEVARMQPTVDGWQLTLTDGSQLECDLAVLADGGRSALREQLGVAVKHTPYGQTALIANVTPGKPHGGHAFERFTDDGPMALLPVRDNRCALIWSRSHADAARLVALNEAQFLDELQQAFGYRLGGFQQVGARHLYPLALVEAAEQVRSGLVVLGNAAHSLHPIAGQGYNLSLRDADVLAATLLGSGAAPGDLAVLQEYQRRQHLDQHLTVGFSDRLTRLFGEPSSLIRAGRNLGLLALDLLPPAKGWFARQAMGLGARES from the coding sequence ATGAGCGTACTGGCGATCATCGGCGGCGGGCTGGTTGGCGCCAGTCTGGCTCAGGCATTGCAACAGGGCGCCAAACAGCGCGGTTGGAGCATCCTGCTGATCGAGCCATTTGCTCCGGGTAACGAGTATCAGCCCAGCTACGACGCACGCTCCACGGCGCTGTCCTACGGCACCCGGCTGATCTATCAGCGCCTGGGCGTCTGGGAGCAGATTGCCGAGCGTGCTGAACCTATCACCCATATTCAGGTTTCCGACCGTGGTCGCGCGGGCGCCACCCGCCTGGATGCGCAAACCGAGCAGGTGCCGGCGCTGGGTTATGTGGTGGAAAACGCCTGGATCGGCCATTGCCTGTGGCAGGCGCTGGACGACGAGGTGGTGCAGCGCCATTGTCCTGCGGAAGTGGCGCGTATGCAGCCCACCGTTGATGGCTGGCAACTGACTCTGACTGATGGCAGTCAGCTTGAATGCGATCTGGCGGTGCTTGCAGACGGCGGTCGCTCGGCATTGCGCGAGCAGCTCGGCGTCGCCGTCAAGCACACGCCTTACGGACAAACCGCGCTGATCGCCAATGTGACGCCCGGCAAGCCTCACGGCGGTCACGCATTCGAGCGCTTCACCGACGACGGCCCGATGGCACTGCTGCCGGTGCGTGATAACCGCTGCGCACTGATCTGGAGTCGTTCGCACGCGGATGCGGCACGGCTGGTAGCCCTGAACGAAGCGCAGTTTCTCGATGAGCTACAGCAGGCCTTTGGCTATCGCCTGGGTGGCTTTCAGCAGGTAGGCGCGCGGCATCTCTACCCACTGGCGCTGGTTGAAGCGGCCGAGCAGGTGCGCAGTGGACTGGTGGTGCTGGGCAACGCCGCCCATAGCCTCCACCCGATCGCGGGCCAGGGTTACAACCTGTCGCTACGCGATGCCGACGTGCTGGCCGCGACCCTGCTGGGTAGCGGCGCGGCACCGGGGGATTTGGCCGTGCTTCAGGAATATCAGCGCCGCCAGCATCTTGATCAGCACCTGACCGTGGGTTTTTCCGATCGTTTGACGCGCCTGTTCGGTGAGCCCAGCTCGCTGATCAGGGCAGGGCGCAATTTGGGTCTGCTGGCGCTGGACCTGCTGCCTCCGGCCAAGGGCTGGTTTGCCCGCCAGGCCATGGGGCTGGGCGCGCGGGAAAGCTGA
- a CDS encoding rhodanese-like domain-containing protein, whose translation MVANLIEFASNNFVLVSIFLALLVLLAITEMQKGGKSLATRELTALVNRDEGVVLDVRAKKEFDAGHIVDSLNIPHEKLVSRLGELEKYKAKTIIVVDAIGQHSGAACRELKKAGFTAVKLSGGMSSWRGDNLPVVK comes from the coding sequence ATGGTCGCTAACCTGATTGAATTTGCTTCTAACAACTTTGTACTGGTCAGTATCTTCCTGGCTCTGCTGGTTCTGCTGGCAATTACCGAAATGCAGAAGGGCGGCAAGAGCCTGGCCACTCGCGAGCTGACGGCACTGGTCAACCGCGACGAAGGCGTGGTCTTGGACGTGCGGGCCAAGAAGGAGTTCGACGCTGGCCATATCGTCGATTCATTGAACATTCCCCATGAAAAACTGGTCAGCCGACTGGGTGAGCTGGAAAAGTACAAGGCCAAGACGATCATCGTCGTCGACGCCATCGGCCAGCACTCCGGAGCGGCCTGCCGTGAGCTTAAAAAGGCGGGCTTTACCGCCGTTAAGCTGTCTGGAGGGATGTCCAGCTGGCGCGGCGACAATCTGCCAGTGGTCAAGTAA
- a CDS encoding EVE domain-containing protein has protein sequence MPYWLMKSEPDEFSIRNLEQMGRARWDGVRNYQARNFLRAMNEGDRFFFYHSSCATPGIAGIGSIVRTAYADPTALDPDSPYRDAKACEQKNPWSAVDVEFVERFEQLLTLPQLKAEPALEQMPLVQKGNRLSVMPVSEAQWLAILAMR, from the coding sequence ATGCCGTACTGGTTGATGAAGTCCGAACCTGACGAATTTTCCATTCGAAATCTCGAACAAATGGGCCGAGCACGCTGGGACGGGGTGCGCAATTATCAGGCCCGCAATTTCCTGCGGGCGATGAACGAGGGAGACCGATTTTTCTTCTATCACTCCAGCTGTGCAACGCCCGGCATCGCCGGAATCGGCAGCATCGTGCGGACGGCCTATGCAGACCCAACTGCCCTCGATCCGGACAGCCCTTACCGCGATGCCAAAGCCTGTGAGCAGAAAAATCCCTGGAGCGCGGTTGACGTTGAGTTCGTGGAGCGCTTCGAGCAGCTCCTGACGCTCCCCCAGCTCAAGGCCGAACCGGCGCTAGAGCAGATGCCACTGGTGCAAAAAGGCAATCGACTTTCGGTAATGCCCGTCAGCGAGGCGCAGTGGCTGGCCATCTTGGCCATGCGCTAA
- a CDS encoding NADPH:quinone oxidoreductase family protein: MKAVLCKAFGPAENLVIEEIDSPTIKKGEVLLDVHAAGVNFPDTLIIEGKYQFKPPFPFSPGGEAAGVVTAVGESITHLKVGDRVMALTGWGSFAEQVAVAGQNTLPIPATMDFTTAAAFGMTYGTSMHALKQRANLQPGETLLVLGASGGVGLAAVEIGKAMGARVIAAASTDEKLEVAKNAGADELVNYSECSLRERLKELTQGQGVDVIYDPVGGGLFEEAFRSIAWNGRMLVVGFAAGGEIPALPANLPLLKGAALIGVFWGAFAQRQPHDNAANFRQLFAWHAEGKVKPLVSQTFELKQAGRAIETLGQRKAVGKLVVKVR; encoded by the coding sequence ATGAAAGCCGTCCTCTGCAAAGCGTTTGGTCCCGCCGAAAACCTCGTTATCGAGGAAATCGATAGCCCCACGATCAAGAAAGGCGAGGTACTGCTTGACGTGCATGCAGCCGGGGTCAACTTTCCGGACACGCTGATCATTGAGGGCAAGTACCAGTTCAAACCGCCCTTCCCCTTTTCCCCGGGCGGCGAAGCGGCCGGGGTGGTGACCGCAGTTGGCGAGAGCATTACCCACCTGAAGGTCGGCGACCGGGTCATGGCCCTGACCGGCTGGGGCAGCTTTGCCGAACAGGTTGCCGTAGCCGGCCAGAACACGCTGCCGATTCCTGCCACCATGGACTTCACCACTGCCGCTGCCTTCGGCATGACCTACGGCACCTCGATGCACGCCCTCAAGCAGCGCGCCAATCTACAGCCCGGTGAAACCCTGCTGGTTCTCGGCGCTTCCGGCGGCGTTGGCCTGGCGGCGGTGGAGATCGGCAAGGCCATGGGCGCCCGAGTGATCGCAGCCGCCTCGACCGACGAGAAGCTGGAGGTCGCGAAAAATGCCGGAGCCGATGAGCTCGTCAATTACAGCGAGTGCAGCCTGCGCGAACGCCTGAAAGAACTTACCCAAGGACAGGGCGTGGATGTGATCTACGATCCGGTCGGTGGCGGGCTGTTCGAGGAGGCGTTTCGCAGCATTGCCTGGAACGGGCGCATGCTGGTGGTGGGATTTGCCGCCGGCGGCGAGATCCCGGCACTGCCGGCCAACCTGCCCCTGCTCAAGGGCGCCGCACTGATCGGCGTGTTCTGGGGCGCCTTCGCCCAGCGCCAGCCCCACGACAATGCCGCCAACTTCAGGCAGCTGTTCGCCTGGCATGCCGAAGGCAAGGTCAAGCCGTTGGTTTCACAGACTTTTGAGCTGAAACAGGCCGGCCGGGCAATCGAGACGCTGGGGCAGCGCAAGGCCGTGGGGAAACTCGTGGTGAAGGTGCGCTGA
- a CDS encoding flagellar basal body-associated FliL family protein has protein sequence MLAVVLSWSLPVTRILAFCLALGLSVPALAEKAAEDTVAKTIYYTLTPALVGNYGSDGRLKYYKADVALRIGSSEAEARVKHHEPLIRNQLVMLFSQQTEASLSSVEAKEALRNEALQQVQAVLTQEEGRPLVDDLLFNNLIIQ, from the coding sequence ATGCTGGCGGTCGTTCTTTCCTGGAGTCTTCCCGTGACGCGCATTCTTGCTTTCTGTCTGGCCCTTGGGCTGTCAGTCCCGGCCCTGGCCGAAAAGGCCGCAGAGGATACGGTAGCGAAAACCATCTACTACACCCTAACGCCGGCGTTGGTAGGCAACTACGGTTCGGATGGGCGGTTGAAATACTACAAGGCCGACGTCGCTCTGCGCATTGGCAGCAGTGAGGCCGAAGCCAGGGTCAAGCATCATGAGCCGCTGATACGCAATCAGTTGGTGATGCTGTTTTCTCAGCAGACAGAGGCTAGCCTGAGCAGCGTCGAGGCCAAGGAGGCCTTGCGCAACGAAGCCCTTCAGCAGGTGCAGGCGGTGCTTACCCAGGAGGAGGGGCGTCCGCTGGTGGATGATCTTCTGTTTAACAACCTGATCATCCAGTAA
- a CDS encoding 2-octaprenyl-3-methyl-6-methoxy-1,4-benzoquinol hydroxylase, with the protein MQADLIIVGAGMVGSTLALALQECGLNIRLIDAGPLEPQAFAPSDPFEPRVSALSAASQRILERVGAWSGIVRRRASPYSEMRVWDGSGTGQIHFSAASVHAEVLGHIVENRVVQDALLEALKARGSVELIAGARLEQLHRDDAGWHLTLAGGQQLSTGLLVAADGANSAVRRLAGCDTREWDYLHHAIVTSVRCAEPHQRTAWQRFTDDGPLAFLPLQRDADEHWCSIVWSTTEPEAQRLMALGDEDFRQALGRAFEERLGEVLEVDPRLCIPLRQRHAKRYVEPGLALIGDAAHTIHPLAGQGVNLGLLDAAVLAEVLLAALQRGMSPGDPRVLARFERRRMPHNLAMMAAMESFERLFQADALPLRWLRNAGLKGVEALPQAKALFVRQALGLSGDLPELARP; encoded by the coding sequence ATGCAAGCGGACCTCATCATCGTGGGCGCGGGGATGGTCGGCAGCACGCTGGCACTGGCGCTGCAGGAGTGCGGGCTGAACATTCGCCTGATTGATGCCGGGCCGCTTGAACCGCAAGCCTTCGCTCCATCCGACCCTTTCGAACCCCGCGTAAGCGCACTGTCCGCTGCCAGCCAGCGCATACTCGAACGCGTCGGTGCCTGGTCGGGTATCGTTCGCCGCCGCGCAAGTCCCTACAGCGAAATGCGTGTGTGGGATGGCTCCGGTACTGGGCAGATCCATTTTTCCGCTGCTTCGGTACATGCCGAAGTGCTCGGCCATATCGTCGAGAACCGGGTGGTGCAGGATGCGCTGCTGGAGGCGCTCAAGGCCCGCGGCTCGGTAGAGCTGATCGCTGGAGCGCGTCTGGAACAGCTGCATCGGGACGACGCCGGCTGGCACCTGACCCTTGCTGGCGGCCAGCAGCTGAGTACCGGGCTGCTGGTTGCAGCCGACGGCGCGAATTCGGCGGTACGGCGCTTGGCCGGCTGTGACACTCGTGAGTGGGATTACCTGCACCACGCTATTGTCACCAGCGTGCGTTGCGCCGAGCCCCATCAGCGCACGGCCTGGCAGCGCTTCACAGACGATGGCCCGCTGGCCTTCCTACCCCTGCAGCGCGACGCTGACGAACACTGGTGCTCCATTGTCTGGTCCACCACCGAGCCCGAGGCGCAGCGGCTGATGGCGCTGGGCGACGAGGACTTCCGTCAGGCGCTTGGGCGTGCCTTTGAGGAGCGGCTGGGCGAGGTGCTGGAGGTCGATCCACGGCTGTGCATTCCGCTACGCCAGCGCCACGCCAAGCGTTACGTGGAACCCGGGCTGGCGCTGATCGGCGATGCCGCGCACACCATCCACCCGTTGGCCGGGCAGGGGGTCAACCTCGGCCTGCTGGATGCTGCGGTACTGGCCGAGGTGCTGCTCGCGGCGCTGCAGCGAGGCATGAGCCCCGGCGATCCGCGTGTGCTGGCGCGCTTCGAGCGTCGGCGAATGCCGCACAACCTGGCGATGATGGCCGCCATGGAGAGTTTCGAGCGACTGTTCCAGGCCGATGCCCTGCCGTTGCGCTGGCTACGCAACGCCGGGCTGAAAGGCGTCGAGGCGCTGCCGCAGGCGAAGGCGCTGTTCGTGCGCCAGGCGCTGGGCCTTTCGGGGGA